The following proteins are encoded in a genomic region of Hoeflea phototrophica DFL-43:
- a CDS encoding ABC transporter ATP-binding protein: MTSVAIKDLCLNFGSVKVLKNLNIDIDEGEFLVLLGPSGCGKSTLLNCIAGLLDASEGQIFIKGKNVTWEEPKDRGIGMVFQSYALYPQMSVEGNLAFGLKNARMPKDEIAKRIARAAEILQIEPLLQRKPAQLSGGQRQRVAIGRALVRDVDVFLFDEPLSNLDAKLRAELRVEIKRLHQRLKNTMIYVTHDQIEALTLADRIAIMRNGIIQQLAGPHEIYNRPVNLYVAGFMGSPSMNFLHGELAEQSGETVFLSNGVTFSLRGYETETALEPGRKVVLGVRPEHIRVDEDANGGETHEAVFDIEEPMGSDNLLWLKYAGQTLSVRTAATGRYSHGGSVRLGFDMSVASLFDATSELRI, from the coding sequence ATGACAAGTGTTGCTATCAAGGACCTGTGCCTGAACTTCGGCTCGGTCAAAGTTCTCAAGAACCTCAACATCGACATCGATGAAGGTGAGTTCCTGGTTCTCCTCGGACCTTCGGGATGCGGCAAGTCCACCCTGCTCAATTGCATCGCCGGCCTTTTGGACGCCTCCGAAGGCCAGATCTTCATCAAAGGCAAGAATGTCACCTGGGAGGAACCCAAGGACCGCGGCATCGGTATGGTGTTCCAATCCTATGCGCTCTATCCGCAGATGTCGGTTGAAGGCAATCTGGCATTCGGCCTGAAAAATGCGAGGATGCCGAAGGACGAGATCGCCAAGCGTATCGCCCGTGCCGCCGAGATCCTGCAGATCGAGCCTTTGCTTCAGCGCAAACCGGCGCAGCTCTCAGGTGGTCAACGGCAGCGCGTCGCCATCGGCCGGGCACTGGTCCGTGATGTGGATGTGTTCCTGTTCGACGAGCCGCTGTCCAACCTCGATGCCAAGCTGCGCGCCGAGTTGCGCGTCGAGATCAAGCGGCTGCATCAACGCCTCAAGAACACCATGATTTACGTCACCCATGACCAGATCGAGGCGCTGACGCTGGCCGATCGGATCGCGATCATGCGCAACGGCATCATTCAGCAGCTCGCCGGTCCGCACGAGATCTACAATCGCCCGGTCAATCTCTATGTTGCCGGCTTCATGGGCTCGCCATCGATGAACTTCCTTCACGGCGAACTGGCGGAGCAGTCAGGAGAGACCGTGTTCCTGTCCAACGGAGTAACCTTTTCGCTTCGCGGCTATGAGACCGAGACAGCACTCGAGCCTGGCCGCAAGGTTGTCCTTGGTGTTAGACCCGAGCACATTCGTGTTGATGAGGACGCGAATGGTGGGGAAACCCACGAGGCGGTCTTCGATATCGAAGAGCCGATGGGATCGGACAATCTTCTCTGGTTGAAATATGCGGGGCAGACCTTGTCGGTGCGGACTGCTGCAACCGGGCGCTACAGTCATGGCGGATCGGTTCGACTTGGCTTCGATATGTCCGTCGCCTCTCTGTTCGACGCAACCTCAGAGCTGCGGATCTGA